GATCGTCAACGCCGGCGCGAAGGAGGTGCGGACGGCAGTCGGGTTTCGTACCGGCAGCTATGCGCCCGATTTCCATGGTCTGGCTACCGAAAGCACTATTGTACTGCCATGGGACCGCGAAGTCATCGTCGACGGGGAGTTGATGTCAAACCCCCTGTACGCCGATGTGCTCGGGCTTTAACCGGCAACTTCTCTCGCGTGGACGTCCGGCGCACACATCGGACTAGGCAAGCTTTTCCCATTCGAACTGCATGACGTCGGCGTTTCCCATGGCGAAGCAGCAGCGTGAACCACCACTACCGCGACAGTCTGTCTCGAACACAGCAATCTGAAAGCCCGCAATCCGCTCGAAGAACGCGGCAAGCATTCCCGTTGTCACGTGGCAGCCAGGCATTTCGCTAATGGTGCCATCGGCGCTTTCCCAACAGTCGGTAATCTCCACTTCCGCAATACCGTCTTCCTCGCGCGCGGCGAACGAGACTTCACCCCACCCCGCATCCCGAAAAAACCTCGACGCATGTTCCTCGAACTCAGGCAGCGAGAGCCCGCCGGCACCATCATCATTCGATCCGCCGTTGCTCTTTTCGGCAGGTGTCTGGCGCACTGACTCTGACTGGTTGAGCCAATGCTCGAACGCGTCGAACAAGGCAGTGCCCCCCGCGTAGCCCGCTTCCCGAAGCACATGGACCGCGTCCGAGCCCGATTCACCGCGGGGCGTTGCGATCAGCACTCCCTTTCGCAATTCCCGAAGCGTAGGCAGCCCTATTCCGATCAGCATTGGCATCTGTATTTCTGGCATGGTGTCGATGAAGTTAGTACGACTAGTG
Above is a window of Gemmatimonadaceae bacterium DNA encoding:
- a CDS encoding 4-vinyl reductase; protein product: MPMLIGIGLPTLRELRKGVLIATPRGESGSDAVHVLREAGYAGGTALFDAFEHWLNQSESVRQTPAEKSNGGSNDDGAGGLSLPEFEEHASRFFRDAGWGEVSFAAREEDGIAEVEITDCWESADGTISEMPGCHVTTGMLAAFFERIAGFQIAVFETDCRGSGGSRCCFAMGNADVMQFEWEKLA